A DNA window from Camelina sativa cultivar DH55 chromosome 17, Cs, whole genome shotgun sequence contains the following coding sequences:
- the LOC104756265 gene encoding respiratory burst oxidase homolog protein E, whose amino-acid sequence MMKLSPLSISTCSSFSHDDDGIESSSSPFTGGAMLPVFLNDLSRNNGDSGSGSSWERELVEVTLELDVADDSIVVCGLSDAAAAEAASVDSRPRSVDLVTARLSRNLSTASSRIRQKLGKLLRSESWKTTTSSTAGERDRDLERSVVVEGIMTARDKRRENAKLQRSTSSAQRALKGLQFINKTTRGNNCDCDWDCDCDQMWKKVEKRFESLSKQGLLARDDFGECVGMVDSKEFAVSVFDALARRRRQKLEKITKDELHDFWLQISDQSFDARLQIFFDMADSNEDGRITREEIKELLMLSASANKLAKLKEQAEEYASLIMEELDPENFGYIELWQLETLLLQRDTYMNYSRPLSTTSAGVSTPRRNLIRPRHVVRKCRKKLQCLILDNWQRSWVLLLWIMLMAILFVWKFLEYREKAAFKVMGYCLTTAKGAAETLKLNMALVLLPVCRNTLTWLRSTRARTCVPFDDNINFHKIIACAIAIGILVHAGTHLACDFPRIINSSPEDFALIASAFNGTKPTFKDLMTGAEGITGISMVILTTIAFTLASTHFRRNRVRLPAPLDRLTGFNAFWYTHHLLVVVYIMLIVHGTFLFFADKWYQKTTWMYISVPMVLYVAERSLRACRSKHYSVKILKVSMLPGEVLSLIMSKPPGFKYKSGQYIFLQCPTISRFEWHPFSITSAPGDDQLSVHIRTLGDWTEELRRVLTVGKDLSTCVIGRSKFSAHCNIDISNRPKLLVDGPYGAPAQDYRSYDVLLLVGLGIGATPFISILKDLLNDSRDEQTDNEFSRSDFSWNSYTSSYTTITPTSTHGGKKKAVKAHFYWVTREPGSVEWFRGVMEEISDMDCRGQIELHNYLTSVYDEGDARSTLIKMVQALNHAKHGVDILSGTRVRTHFARPNWKEVFSSIARKHPNSTVGVFYCGIPTVAKELKKQAQDMSEKTTTRFEFHKEHF is encoded by the exons ATGATGAAGTTATCTCCTCTGAGTATCTCAACGTGTTCGAGTTTCAGTCACGACGACGACGGTATCGAGTCTAGTTCTTCTCCATTCACCGGCGGCGCAATGCTGCCGGTTTTTCTCAACGATTTGAGTCGTAACAATGGGGACTCCGGAAGCGGGAGTAGCTGGGAGAGAGAACTCGTCGAGGTGACGTTAGAGCTCGACGTCGCAGACGACTCCATTGTCGTCTGCGGGTTGTCTGATGCGGCCGCGGCGGAAGCGGCGTCTGTGGATTCTCGGCCGAGATCGGTGGATTTAGTAACCGCGAGATTGTCTAGGAACCTATCCACGGCGTCTTCGAGGATAAGGCAGAAACTTGGGAAACTACTTAGGTCGGAATCTTGGAAGACGACGACTTCTTCTACCGCCGgggagagagacagagatctCGAACGttcggtggtggtggagggGATTATGACGGCGAGAGACAAACGGAGAGAAAACGCTAAATTACAGCGATCAACGTCGAGTGCGCAGAGAGCGTTGAAAGGATTACAGTTTATTAACAAAACCACGAGAGGGAACAACTGCGATTGCGATTGGGATTGCGATTGCGATCAGATGTGGAAAAAAGTCGAGAAACGTTTCGAATCGCTTTCTAAACAAGGTTTACTCGCGCGAGATGATTTTGGCGAGTGCGTTG gGATGGTGGATTCGAAGGAGTTTGCGGTGAGTGTATTTGACGCTTTGGCTCGAAGAAGGAGACAGAAACTGGAGAAGATAACGAAAGATGAACTTCACGATTTCTGGTTACAGATTTCTGATCAAAGCTTCGACGCGCGTCTTCAAATCTTCTTCGACAT GGCTGATAGCAACGAAGATGGGAGGATTACAagagaagaaattaaagaa CTTTTAATGCTAAGCGCATCAGCAAACAAGTTAGCAAAACTTAAGGAACAAGCAGAAGAGTACGCATCTCTGATCATGGAAGAACTTGATCCAGAGAATTTTGGATACATTGAG tTATGGCAACTTGAGACACTCTTACTTCAGAGAGACACGTACATGAACTATAGTAGACCGCTTAGCACAACAAGCGCTGGAGTGAGTACACCAAGACGGAATCTTATTAGACCTCGTCATGTGGTTcgaaaatgtagaaaaaaactTCAATGTCTGATTCTAGATAACTGGCAACGAAGTTGGGTTCTTTTATTATGGATCATGCTTATGGCCATTCTCTTTGTTTGGAAGTTTCTAGAGTACAGAGAGAAAGCTGCTTTTAAGGTAATGGGTTATTGCTTAACCACTGCTAAAGGAGCTGCAGAGACTCTCAAGCTCAATATGGCTTTGGTTCTCTTACCTGTGTGTAGAAACACATTGACTTGGCTAAGATCTACACGGGCTCGAACTTGTGTTCCTTTTGATGATAACATCAATTTCCATAAG ATTATTGCTTGTGCCATTGCGATTGGGATACTTGTTCATGCTGGTACCCATTTGGCGTGTGATTTTCCCCGGATTATAAACTCAAGTCCAGAAGATTTTGCCTTGATCGCTTCTGCCTTCAATGGTACTAAGCCCACATTCAAAGACCTGATGACAGGTGCAGAAGGAATCACCGGGATCTCAATGGTGATCTTGACAACCATTGCCTTCACATTAGCATCAACTCATTTCAGGAGAAACCGTGTGAGGCTTCCGGCACCACTTGATCGCTTGACTGGCTTTAACGCATTCTGGTACACTCATCACCTTCTAGTGGTTGTCTACATCATGCTCATTGTCCACGGGACCTTCCTGTTCTTCGCCGATAAGTGGTATCAGAAAACT ACTTGGATGTACATCTCGGTTCCTATGGTGCTCTATGTGGCAGAACGAAGTCTGCGAGCTTGTAGGTCAAAGCATTACTCTGTCAAAATCCTCAAG GTTTCTATGCTGCCTGGAGAAGTACTCAGCTTAATCATGTCAAAGCCTCCTGGATTCAAGTACAAGAGCGGCCAATACATTTTCTTGCAGTGTCCAACCATCTCTCGATTTGAATG GCACCCATTTTCAATTACCTCAGCACCAGGAGATGACCAACTCAGTGTTCACATCCGAACACTTGGAGACTGGACAGAGGAGCTACGACGAGTTCTAACCGTGGGCAAAGATCTTTCAACATGCGTGATTGGGCGTTCAAAATTCTCTGCCCATTGCAATATTGATATCTCAAA CCGACCGAAATTACTAGTAGACGGTCCATATGGAGCTCCAGCACAGGACTACAGAAGCTATGATGTCTTGCTCCTCGTTGGATTGGGAATAGGAGCTACTCCTTTCATAAGCATCCTGAAGGATCTCCTGAACGATTCAAGAGACGAACAAACA GACAACGAGTTCAGCAGATCAGATTTCAGCTGGAATAGCTATACATCTTCATATACCACAATAACCCCAACTTCAACACATGGAGGGAAAAAGAAAGCAGTGAAGGCTCACTTCTACTGGGTCACAAGGGAGCCAGGATCCGTTGAATGGTTTAGGGGAGTAATGGAGGAAATATCAGACATGGACTGCAGA GGCCAGATTGAGTTGCACAACTACCTTACAAGTGTATATGATGAAGGCGATGCAAGATCAACCCTGATAAAAATGGTCCAGGCTTTGAACCATGCCAAACATGGAGTTGATATTCTATCGGGAACACGG GTGAGAACACATTTTGCAAGGCCTAACTGGAAGGAAGTCTTTAGTAGCATAGCAAGAAAGCATCCAAATTCGACAGTCg GAGTGTTTTACTGCGGCATACCAACCGTGGCAAAGGAGTTGAAGAAGCAAGCACAAGACATGAGTGAGAAAACAACCACACGGTTCGAATTTCACAAGGAGCATTTCTAA